TTGCTGTCGCGTAAATACGCGGATCAGCCATCTTCAGACGACCATCGGGCTGAAGGAAAAACACCGCCCAGCCTGAAAAGAGAGAATGCAGCGGACGAAATGCAGAGTGGGTCACCAGTTCTGACTGCACATGCAGTACCTGGTATATGATCAGGTAATTGACAACAACATTGGCAATAATAATAACGGCAAACGGTAAAGTACGCCGCACTATCCCCTTGAAGTCGCTGAACCCTCCGAAAAACAGGACCTCGAACAAGGCAGCGACCAGTGGCAGGGACGCCGACTCCTCCTTGCTCAACACTGCAATTATAAAAAGAAAGAGCGCCGCACAATAATAGCGACGCTCTCCAGTTCTGCGATATTCGACATATGCGGTCAGCGTTAATAAGTAGTGGAACAGGTTGAGCGGGGTCGAATTTGCCGCGCGCCAGAGAATCGCATCTGCACCAATGGCTGAGGCGGCAAAGAATACCGAACTGACTGCTGCCAGGCCGCGGTCAGCAAAAAGCCTGGCTACCATTATGTAGACCAGGAGGGCATTTGCCAGGTGCAGCGCAATGCTGAACAGGTTATAACCCCGCGGATCAAGCCCTGACAAATGATACAACGGCAGCCAGACGCTGTTGGCAACAATCCTGAAAATGTAGTTGTAGCCGAGCAAAACCGCCTTTGGGCCACTTTGGACATGTTCAATCAGCCCGAAATCATCGTAGGTAAAAAAATTATCGATGAACGGTCCATAATAGATAGCTGTCACGACTGAGACAACCACCAGCACTGAACCAAAGAGCAAGCCTTCTGCCGATTTAAGCCACCGCAACAGTTTCATGAAAGCGGAATCAGTTGCCACAACTGCGGCAGCGGTTGCACTTTGCGGTAGGCATGTGCAGCGCCTTGATAAAGGTTGCTTCAGTGGCCTTTTTGATCTCCTCAACGACAACCGGAGGCACGGCAGAGTCGATAGAGAGAATGACCATGGCCTCCCCCTTTTTCTCACTGCGGCCCAGGTTCATCGAGGCGATATTGATTTCATGTTGTCCCATGATGGTGCCGATCTTGCCGATCATGCCGGGGCGGTCAGCATAGTGCATGAGCAGCATGTGCTCCTCAGGGGTGAAGTCCATGGTGTAGTCACGCAGCCGCACGATACGCGGGATCCCCTCGAACAGAGTCCCGGAAATAAGCCGTCTTTTGCCACCCTCTCCCTCCAGCACCAAGGTAATGAGATTGGAAAAGGCATCGGTCTGGGTGGACTTGCTCTCTTCAACGGCAATCCCCATCTGCTCGGCGATGAGCGATGCGTTGACCATGTTGACATCCTGCTCAACCACCTTGTTCAGCAGCGCCGCCAGTCCGCAGACCGTGATGGGAGTGCAGTCGTAATGGGCGATGCTGCCGAAAAAGCTGAACGAGACCTTGGAGATATTGGTATCCACCAGCTGAATGCCAAAATCGCACATGGTGCTCATCAGGTTCAGGAACGGCCGCATCTGGTCCATCAAGGCCAGATCAAAGCGTGGAATATTCACGGCATTCTCCAGAGGCTGCTCGTCAAGATAGTTCAGCACCTCCTTTGAAACATCCACCGCAACATTTACCTGCGCCTCAAAGGTGTTGGCGCCGAGATGAGGGGTTACCACCAGCTTATCCTGGCTGATCAACTCCTTCAACAGATCGGTCTTGGGCGGCTCTTCGCTCCAGACATCTACTGCCGCCAGGGCAATCTTGCCGCTCTTGAGATTGGCCAGCAGCGGCGCCTCACCAATCACGCCGCCACGGGCGACATTGAGGATAATGACGCCACTCTTCATCAGGCCAAACTCACGGTCGCCGATCATCCCCATTGTCTCGTCATTGAGCGGGGTATGGACCGTGATGATATCGCAGTTCTTGTAAATCTCGTCGTGCGTGACCAACTTGACGCCAAGGTCGTGTGCTCTTTTTGCGGCAATGTACGGGTCGCAGGCGAGTACCTCGCACTCAAACGCCTTGAGCCGGGTCGCCACCCTCCCCCCGACCTTGCCAAGGCCGATGACTCCTGCGGTCTTACCCTTGAGTTCAACACCGGTAAAGGGCGCCCGTTTCCATTCACCCTTCTTGAGAGAGGCATTGGCAACGGTCACATTGCGGCACGCCGACAGCAGCAGCGCCATGGTATGTTCAGCAGCGCTGTTGGTGTTACCGAACGGCGCATTGACCACGATTACCCCTCGGGAGCTGGCATACTCAACATCAACATTGTCGATCCCTACTCCGGCCCGCGCCACCATCTTGAGCTTCTTGCCGGCATCGAGCACATCACGGTCTACCGTAGTACCGCTTCGGGTTATGATCACCTCGTAGTCGCCTATGGCCTTGAGGAGTTCTTCCTTGCTGAGCCCCAGTCGCACATCCATCTCCACCCGGGGGTCCTGTTTAAGCAGAGCCAGCCCTTCGCTGGCGACTTCATCGGTTACGATAATTTTCATATCATCTCCTTGCTGGGAACGTCCCTTTATAAGCGGCTAACTATAGACCTGAAGCGTAAAAAATGCAAGACCGCCGGGAAATTTTCGTGGTATACAAGAGCCATGAACCAGCCAATCCCAT
This window of the Geoanaerobacter pelophilus genome carries:
- the serA gene encoding phosphoglycerate dehydrogenase — translated: MKIIVTDEVASEGLALLKQDPRVEMDVRLGLSKEELLKAIGDYEVIITRSGTTVDRDVLDAGKKLKMVARAGVGIDNVDVEYASSRGVIVVNAPFGNTNSAAEHTMALLLSACRNVTVANASLKKGEWKRAPFTGVELKGKTAGVIGLGKVGGRVATRLKAFECEVLACDPYIAAKRAHDLGVKLVTHDEIYKNCDIITVHTPLNDETMGMIGDREFGLMKSGVIILNVARGGVIGEAPLLANLKSGKIALAAVDVWSEEPPKTDLLKELISQDKLVVTPHLGANTFEAQVNVAVDVSKEVLNYLDEQPLENAVNIPRFDLALMDQMRPFLNLMSTMCDFGIQLVDTNISKVSFSFFGSIAHYDCTPITVCGLAALLNKVVEQDVNMVNASLIAEQMGIAVEESKSTQTDAFSNLITLVLEGEGGKRRLISGTLFEGIPRIVRLRDYTMDFTPEEHMLLMHYADRPGMIGKIGTIMGQHEINIASMNLGRSEKKGEAMVILSIDSAVPPVVVEEIKKATEATFIKALHMPTAKCNRCRSCGN